The following are encoded together in the Juglans microcarpa x Juglans regia isolate MS1-56 chromosome 2D, Jm3101_v1.0, whole genome shotgun sequence genome:
- the LOC121251263 gene encoding sulfate transporter 2.1: MAASAMETFTPEEIVPPNTSNMAAPAMETFTLEEIPDLEKSGQAERAQWVLNAPEPPGPWRELIHSVRETLLGPCGNKLLALKNQPGPEQVVLFLQGIFPILVWCRSYTMTKFKNDLLAGLTIASLCIPQSIGYATLAKLDPQYGLYTSVVPPLIYAVMGTSREIAIGPVAVVSLLLPSMIQKLQDPLADPISYTKLVLTATFFAGIFQTAFGLFRLGFLVDFLSHAAIVGFVAGAAIVIGLQQLKGLLGISHFTNKTDIISVGEAVWRSVHHNWSPYNFILGCSFLSFILFTRFLGRRKKRLFWLPAIAPLLSVILSTLIVFLTRADTHGIKIVKHIKGGLNPSSLHLLQLDGPQVGEVAKAGLVVAVVALTEAIAVGRSFSAIKGYNLDGNKEMVAMGFMNVIGSFTSCYVATGSFSRTAVNFSAGCETLVSNIVMAITVIISLQLFTRLLYFTPIAILASIILSALPGLIDLTAAYNIWKIDKLDFLTCIAAFFGVLFVSVEIGLLVAVAISFAKIILISILPGTETLGRIPGTDMFCDINQYPMASKTPGVGIIRVKSAVLCFANANIIKESIMRWVTEDQAEDTKLANVKGHNYKLLILDTSGLMDIDTSSIASLQELHKNLTSHGIELAIANPRWQVMHKLRLANFVSKIGGRVYLTVGEAVDAAAPDAERATIQA, from the exons ATGGCTGCTTCAGCCATGGAGACCTTCACACCGGAGGAAATTGTTCCCCCAAACACTTCAAATATGGCTGCTCCAGCCATGGAGACCTTCACACTGGAGGAAATTCCAGACCTTGAGAAGAGTGGCCAAGCCGAAAGGGCTCAGTGGGTGTTGAATGCACCCGAACCCCCTGGTCCATGGCGTGAGCTGATTCATTCTGTAAGGGAAACACTTTTAGGGCCTTGTGGAAACAAGTTATTGGCCCTCAAGAATCAGCCCGGACCGGAACAAGTTGTTTTGTTCTTGCAAGGGATATTTCCTATCCTTGTTTGGTGTCGAAGCTAcacgatgacaaaatttaagaacGATTTACTGGCGGGTCTAACTATTGCCAGCCTCTGCATTCCCCAG AGTATTGGATATGCAACTTTAGCAAAACTTGATCCTCAATATGGTCTCT ACACAAGTGTGGTACCGCCTCTTATTTATGCTGTAATGGGGACTTCAAGAGAGATAGCTATTGGACCCGTAGCTGTGGTTTCACTGCTTTTGCCCTCGATGATTCAAAAATTACAAGATCCTTTGGCTGATCCAATTTCCTACACAAAGCTTGTTTTGACAGCAACTTTCTTTGCGGGAATCTTTCAAACTGCCTTTGGACTTTTCAG attaGGATTTCTTGTGGATTTCCTCTCCCATGCTGCTATTGTCGGGTTTGTGGCTGGTGCGGCCATAGTAATTGGTCTTCAACAACTGAAGGGACTTCTTGGGATCAGTCACTTCACCAACAAGACTGATATAATATCAGTCGGAGAAGCAGTTTGGAGATCAGTTCATCATAAC TGGAGTCCTTACAATTTTATCCTTGGGTGCTCATTCCTGAGTTTCATCCTATTTACTCGATTTCTG GGTAGAAGGAAAAAGAGACTCTTCTGGTTGCCAGCCATTGCTCCTCTCCTCTCTGTTATATTATCGACTCTAATTGTTTTTCTGACAAGAGCGGACACACATGGCattaaaattgtaaaacacATCAAAGGAGGCCTCAACCCAAGCTCACTTCATCTGTTACAGCTCGATGGCCCGCAGGTCGGAGAAGTGGCAAAAGCTGGACTGGTTGTTGCCGTTGTTGCACTCACG GAAGCGATTGCAGTTGGGCGATCTTTCTCAGCAATAAAAGGATACAACCTTGATGGAAACAAAGAAATGGTTGCCATGGGCTTCATGAACGTCATAGGTTCTTTCACTTCTTGCTATGTTGCAACCG GTTCATTCTCACGCACTGCCGTAAATTTCAGTGCTGGTTGTGAAACTTTAGTATCGAATATTGTGATGGCAATTACAGTGATCATATCATTGCAATTATTCACAAGGCTCTTATATTTCACTCCAATAGCAATCCTTGCTTCAATAATTCTTTCAGCTCTTCCGGGACTCATTGACCTCACTGCAGCTTACAATATTTGGAAGATTGATAAGCTAGATTTCCTTACTTGCATCGCTGCATTCTTCGGTGTGTTGTTTGTATCCGTGGAGATTGGCCTTCTAGTTGCG GTAGCAATATCGTTTGCAAAGATTATTCTCATATCAATTCTACCAGGCACAGAAACCCTAGGACGAATTCCTGGAACTGATATGTTCTGCGACATCAATCAATATCCCATGGCTTCAAAGACTCCTGGGGTCGGAATAATCCGTGTCAAGTCCGCCGTGCTTTGTTTTGCAAATGCTAATATCATTAAAGAAAG CATTATGAGATGGGTTACTGAAGATCAAGCGGAGGATACAAAATTAGCAAATGTAAAAGGTCATAATTATAAACTCCTAATTCTGGACACATCAG GCCTAATGGACATCGACACATCAAGCATTGCTAGTCTGCAGGAGTTGCATAAGAATCTCACTTCACATGGAATCGAG
- the LOC121248962 gene encoding chaperone protein dnaJ 20, chloroplastic-like, whose product MEISLRMNPKIATILVPKPQYKTRSGRKAYDHDFKTISCRANELAMKKKNMTNFYEVLCLGSVNVGHDEIKKAYRNLALQCHPDVCPPSAKEESTRRFVELQKAYETLSNPISRKMYDYQLGLVKSMGTGDEGGVYREESKSRFSKEVWEIQLSGLKKRSQDRMERKKYEYM is encoded by the coding sequence ATGGAGATTTCCTTGAGAATGAATCCGAAGATTGCAACAATATTGGTTCCAAAGCCACAGTACAAAACAAGGTCTGGGAgaaaggcttatgatcatgacTTCAAAACTATATCGTGTAGAGCGAATGAGTTAGccatgaagaaaaagaacatgaCTAACTTTTATGAAGTTCTTTGTCTTGGTTCTGTGAATGTTGGGCACGACGAGATAAAGAAAGCCTACAGAAATTTGGCTCTTCAATGCCACCCAGATGTGTGTCCTCCCTCTGCAAAAGAAGAGTCGACAAGACGTTTTGTTGAGCTTCAGAAGGCTTACGAGACACTTTCTAATCCAATTTCACGCAAGATGTACGATTACCAATTGGGTTTGGTCAAATCGATGGGGACTGGAGATGAGGGAGGAGTTTATAGAGAGGAAAGCAAGTCCAGATTTTCCAAGGAAGTATGGGAAATCCAGCTCTCTGGTCTAAAGAAGAGGTCTCAGGACCGGATGGAGAGGAAGAAATACGAATACATGTAG